The following are from one region of the Phycisphaerales bacterium genome:
- a CDS encoding HlyD family efflux transporter periplasmic adaptor subunit produces MGQARMRRGGLLVKAAGAVVALAVIGGGGWYAATQLDGMDTVQTSDVVAAAIRDFEIQTIATGELEARQQVEIRNKLDSRATLTTIVDEGTRVTKGDVLFTLNSEAIEQEITEEESRVETARADLEAAENAYLIQVSDNESNLRAANLELELAQLALQQWRDGDDPKELERLQADLDSATRNFDRLKDKFEQSKELFAKNFKSKNDFDQEQIQLLEAESRVKQARLALDTYRDYQRPRDEKQRTSAVEEAEAKVDRVRKQNAIELASKDANRKNARRQLELREERLAKHREQLGYCEIKAPNDGLVVYNSSTRRGRWNDDPPEPGMEVSPNEVLIILPDTSEMVASVRVHESLAGRLTPGQAANVQIEALGTAILPGTVESIGVLAESGNWRDPNLREYTVRILLQPGERAKELKPSMRAEATIVMDRVDDALTIPVQAVFSEGRLRYVYKPNGTRYERVPIRLGRRSETEAEVLAGLSAGDAVLVRAPEPGEVLKQPWDQARLQTVGFTLDENGQPVPDRPAAPSSRSARTEPQADQTEVAQAADESGDAADETEAALGEATPVATANEEPTEPEQQPAG; encoded by the coding sequence ATGGGACAGGCACGAATGAGGCGGGGTGGGTTGCTGGTCAAGGCAGCCGGGGCCGTGGTGGCCTTGGCGGTCATCGGCGGCGGGGGCTGGTACGCCGCGACCCAACTGGACGGTATGGACACCGTCCAGACCAGCGACGTCGTGGCCGCCGCAATCCGCGACTTCGAGATCCAGACCATCGCGACCGGCGAGCTTGAGGCCCGCCAGCAGGTCGAGATAAGGAACAAGCTCGATAGCCGGGCCACCTTGACGACCATCGTCGACGAAGGCACCCGGGTGACCAAGGGCGATGTGTTGTTCACGCTCAACAGCGAAGCCATCGAACAGGAGATCACCGAAGAGGAAAGCCGGGTCGAAACGGCGCGGGCCGATCTGGAAGCAGCCGAGAATGCCTACCTCATCCAGGTTAGCGACAACGAATCGAACCTTCGTGCGGCCAACCTCGAGCTTGAGCTCGCGCAACTGGCGCTGCAGCAGTGGCGCGATGGCGACGACCCTAAGGAACTCGAGCGCCTGCAGGCTGACTTGGATAGCGCAACGCGCAACTTCGATCGGCTGAAGGACAAGTTCGAGCAGAGCAAGGAGCTGTTCGCCAAGAACTTCAAGAGCAAGAACGACTTCGATCAGGAACAGATCCAGTTGCTCGAGGCCGAGTCTCGCGTCAAGCAGGCTCGCCTGGCGCTGGACACGTACCGCGACTACCAGCGTCCGCGCGATGAGAAGCAGCGGACCAGTGCCGTCGAAGAGGCCGAGGCGAAGGTTGATCGCGTCCGCAAGCAGAACGCCATCGAGCTAGCGAGCAAGGACGCCAACCGCAAGAACGCGCGCCGGCAGCTCGAGCTCCGCGAGGAGCGCCTTGCCAAGCACCGCGAGCAGCTGGGCTACTGCGAGATCAAGGCTCCCAACGACGGGCTGGTCGTCTATAACTCGAGCACTCGCCGGGGCCGTTGGAACGATGATCCGCCCGAGCCCGGCATGGAAGTCTCACCCAACGAGGTGCTCATCATCCTGCCCGATACCTCCGAAATGGTCGCTTCGGTCCGCGTGCATGAATCACTGGCCGGCCGGCTGACGCCCGGTCAGGCTGCCAACGTCCAGATCGAGGCCTTGGGCACCGCCATCCTCCCCGGCACGGTGGAATCCATTGGTGTCCTGGCCGAGAGCGGCAACTGGCGCGATCCGAACCTGCGCGAATACACCGTGCGCATTCTGCTTCAGCCCGGCGAACGCGCCAAGGAGCTCAAGCCTTCGATGCGGGCCGAGGCCACCATCGTAATGGACCGTGTCGACGACGCCTTGACCATCCCGGTGCAGGCTGTCTTCAGCGAGGGGCGGTTGCGTTACGTGTACAAGCCCAACGGGACACGTTACGAGCGCGTGCCGATCCGCCTGGGTCGTCGCAGCGAGACCGAGGCCGAGGTTCTGGCCGGTTTGTCGGCCGGAGACGCGGTTCTGGTTCGCGCGCCCGAGCCCGGTGAGGTGCTCAAGCAGCCGTGGGATCAGGCTCGTCTGCAAACGGTCGGCTTCACCCTCGATGAGAACGGTCAGCCGGTTCCGGATCGCCCGGCCGCGCCGTCCAGTCGTTCTGCCCGAACGGAGCCGCAGGCTGACCAAACCGAGGTCGCCCAGGCTGCCGACGAGAGCGGTGACGCTGCGGACGAAACCGAAGCCGCGCTGGGCGAGGCCACGCCAGTGGCGACGGCCAATGAGGAACCGACGGAACCCGAGCAGCAGCCGGCTGGCTGA
- the mqnB gene encoding futalosine hydrolase, producing the protein MNKGASSSGDAPWLMAVAAPAEAVAVLNGLAVASSPPPEWQPVEVSDGLHLLVTGVGKANAAGAAALALGAEGFGALLNLGICGSLPIVTPLAMGDSIGATRSIYADEGLQLPDGSFVGCADMGFPLGPFDDWGIRADADLLDRLASLVSVTAPIATVSTCSGTDALARTVVERTWAVAEAMEGAALGQVAARLGVPFLEMRVVSNTTGDRDRQTWSIGKALEGVSRLARGVRDIAASPR; encoded by the coding sequence ATGAACAAAGGCGCCTCCAGTTCCGGCGATGCCCCGTGGCTCATGGCCGTCGCGGCGCCGGCCGAAGCCGTGGCCGTTCTCAACGGCCTGGCGGTGGCCTCATCGCCGCCACCGGAATGGCAGCCAGTGGAGGTCTCCGACGGCCTGCACCTGCTGGTGACCGGCGTCGGGAAGGCCAACGCCGCCGGCGCCGCCGCTCTTGCATTGGGTGCAGAGGGTTTTGGTGCGTTGCTGAACTTGGGCATCTGCGGATCGCTGCCCATCGTCACCCCGCTGGCTATGGGCGATTCGATCGGGGCCACTCGATCCATCTATGCGGACGAGGGGCTGCAACTGCCCGACGGATCATTCGTGGGCTGTGCCGATATGGGTTTTCCCCTAGGCCCATTCGATGACTGGGGTATACGGGCAGACGCCGACTTGTTGGATCGACTGGCGTCCTTGGTGTCCGTCACCGCTCCGATCGCCACGGTCTCGACGTGTTCTGGGACCGACGCGCTGGCTCGGACCGTTGTCGAACGGACGTGGGCGGTTGCCGAGGCGATGGAAGGAGCCGCTCTCGGGCAGGTTGCCGCGCGGCTTGGCGTTCCGTTCCTGGAGATGCGTGTGGTCAGCAACACGACCGGCGATCGCGACCGCCAGACGTGGTCGATCGGCAAGGCCCTTGAGGGCGTCAGCCGCCTGGCTCGCGGCGTGCGAGACATCGCCGCTTCGCCCCGATAA
- a CDS encoding thioesterase family protein: MPVTPPQPAQSSGPSSSTDLRVRYCECDPMGVAHHASFVPWLEMARTEALRASGRTYAQMEADGVFLVVTKLDLAFRRPARYDDVLRIRCRASVAGRARLRHDYEIELLEAGDGKESRLDGRPLVTANTELACVDATGRPTPMPQWLIEVVQGRS, translated from the coding sequence GTGCCCGTTACGCCCCCACAGCCAGCCCAATCGAGCGGTCCTTCGTCTTCGACCGACCTCCGCGTTCGGTATTGCGAGTGCGACCCGATGGGGGTTGCCCACCACGCGAGCTTCGTACCGTGGCTCGAAATGGCCCGAACAGAGGCCCTGCGCGCCAGCGGCAGGACCTATGCCCAGATGGAGGCCGACGGCGTGTTCCTGGTGGTCACGAAGCTGGATCTGGCTTTCAGGCGTCCTGCGCGGTACGACGACGTGCTCCGCATCCGCTGCCGGGCATCGGTCGCCGGCCGGGCCCGCCTTCGGCACGACTACGAGATCGAACTGCTGGAGGCGGGCGATGGTAAAGAATCCCGGCTCGACGGCCGACCGCTCGTGACGGCCAATACGGAACTGGCGTGTGTTGATGCGACCGGCCGGCCCACGCCGATGCCTCAGTGGCTGATCGAGGTCGTGCAAGGGCGCTCATAG
- a CDS encoding LOG family protein: protein MQDGTDPTTTDDLQTPNPRADWQAIGKRIDELVEMVAPDNAQAFDRKLVAELVAAGLKLLPDGRNRGELKLLTAAMKELRYAYRVFGRYEQAQKITIFGSARTPEDHPDFESCVEFSKDMAEAGWMVITGAGDGIMKAGHVGPGKAASFGVAIRLPFETTANTVIHGDEKLIHFRYFFTRKLMFLSQAQAVALFPGGFGTMDEAYETLTLIQTGKSGMIPIVMLEGQGGGYWDEFHAFARNALLSRQMISEDDTSLYYHAKSPCDAVKHVLDFYRNYHSSRYAGDELIIRVRRRLEAEHLDTLNHEFARLVKEGQIRQGGPHEYEDEFLDLPRISFTHTRRDFGLVRKLIDRINQLDAS, encoded by the coding sequence ATGCAGGACGGCACGGACCCCACCACGACGGACGACCTCCAGACGCCAAACCCGCGGGCCGACTGGCAAGCCATCGGCAAGCGCATCGACGAACTGGTCGAGATGGTTGCGCCGGACAACGCACAGGCGTTTGACCGCAAGCTCGTAGCCGAACTGGTCGCCGCGGGCCTGAAGCTCTTGCCCGACGGCCGCAACCGCGGCGAACTCAAGCTCCTGACGGCGGCGATGAAGGAGCTTCGCTACGCCTACCGGGTGTTTGGTCGCTACGAGCAGGCGCAGAAGATCACGATCTTCGGCTCCGCCCGCACGCCCGAGGATCATCCGGACTTCGAGTCCTGCGTCGAGTTCTCCAAGGATATGGCCGAAGCGGGCTGGATGGTCATCACCGGAGCGGGCGACGGCATCATGAAGGCCGGCCACGTGGGCCCGGGCAAGGCGGCCAGCTTCGGCGTGGCGATCCGCCTGCCGTTCGAGACCACCGCGAACACGGTCATCCACGGCGATGAGAAGCTCATCCACTTCCGCTACTTCTTCACACGCAAGCTCATGTTCCTTTCCCAGGCACAGGCCGTCGCCCTGTTCCCAGGCGGCTTTGGAACCATGGACGAGGCCTACGAGACGCTGACGCTCATCCAGACCGGAAAGAGCGGCATGATCCCGATCGTCATGTTGGAAGGACAGGGCGGCGGATACTGGGACGAGTTCCACGCGTTCGCTCGTAATGCCCTGTTGAGCCGGCAGATGATCAGCGAAGACGACACCTCGTTGTATTACCACGCCAAGTCTCCGTGTGACGCCGTCAAGCACGTCCTGGACTTCTATCGAAACTACCACAGCTCCCGGTACGCGGGCGACGAGCTCATCATCCGCGTCCGCAGGCGCCTGGAGGCCGAGCACCTGGACACGCTGAATCACGAATTCGCCCGTCTGGTCAAGGAAGGGCAGATCCGCCAGGGCGGTCCACACGAATACGAGGATGAATTCCTGGATCTGCCGAGGATCAGCTTTACGCACACGAGGCGAGACTTCGGGCTGGTCCGCAAGCTGATCGATCGAATCAACCAGCTCGACGCGTCCTGA
- a CDS encoding HD domain-containing protein, translating to MLRVSMHEATEGMRLALPVYHPQRGGPVLLKADVTLDSRLIARLREINLREIYIHYPGMSFLSRFVSPAIMQARAELSQHVLAALDEVAANAVARLDYTAYKRAIVGLIEQLVHAPTAAYYLEELATADTPQGRHANAVCYLSVLMGLKLGDYLIAERPRLHPNHARDVTSLGVGAMLHDVGMLRLPPETLRRWNREHDQSDPHWQRHVKLGFDMVRDGIDPSAAAVVLHHHQAHDGSGFPRRKQLGGGSVPLKGKEIHAFARIVAVADAFDRFRNSSDAPGADSVPQVRRSTVATLREMVLGESAKRFDPTVLKALIACVPAYAPGSIVTLNDGRRAVVCNWRHDDPCRPRVLPIDTLQAAVSASRQGSRFVEDDEPKQLTDLASSPDLFIVEAEGLDVSKENFVLPSAKSFDLRQADRDRINRAETLETT from the coding sequence ATGCTGCGCGTATCGATGCACGAAGCCACCGAAGGCATGCGTCTTGCCTTGCCTGTCTACCACCCCCAGCGCGGTGGACCCGTGTTGCTCAAGGCCGACGTGACACTCGATTCGCGGCTGATCGCTCGATTACGCGAGATCAATCTGCGTGAGATCTACATACATTATCCGGGGATGTCGTTCCTGAGCCGGTTCGTCAGCCCTGCCATCATGCAGGCACGTGCGGAATTGAGCCAGCACGTCCTGGCTGCGCTGGACGAGGTCGCAGCCAATGCCGTCGCGCGTCTGGACTACACGGCTTACAAGCGGGCCATTGTCGGGCTCATCGAGCAACTCGTACATGCTCCGACAGCGGCCTACTACCTGGAAGAGCTTGCCACGGCCGACACCCCGCAGGGCCGGCACGCCAACGCGGTGTGCTATCTGAGCGTGCTGATGGGTCTGAAGCTGGGCGACTACCTGATCGCAGAGCGGCCGAGGCTGCATCCCAATCACGCTCGGGACGTGACGTCGCTAGGCGTCGGCGCCATGCTGCACGATGTTGGCATGCTCCGGCTTCCTCCGGAGACACTTCGACGCTGGAATCGCGAGCATGACCAAAGCGACCCGCATTGGCAGCGACACGTCAAACTGGGCTTCGACATGGTGCGAGATGGCATCGATCCCTCCGCCGCAGCGGTGGTATTGCATCACCACCAGGCGCACGATGGGTCGGGGTTTCCGAGGCGCAAGCAACTCGGTGGCGGCTCTGTCCCGTTGAAGGGCAAGGAGATCCACGCGTTCGCACGAATCGTCGCGGTGGCCGACGCGTTCGATCGGTTTCGAAATAGCAGCGATGCGCCCGGTGCTGACTCGGTGCCGCAGGTCCGCCGCTCGACGGTGGCAACGCTGCGGGAGATGGTCCTTGGCGAGTCTGCCAAGCGATTCGATCCGACCGTCCTCAAGGCGCTGATCGCCTGCGTCCCGGCATATGCACCCGGATCCATCGTGACGCTCAACGATGGCCGCAGAGCGGTGGTCTGCAACTGGCGCCACGACGACCCCTGCCGACCCCGTGTGCTACCGATCGACACCCTTCAAGCCGCCGTGAGCGCTTCGCGACAAGGTTCAAGGTTCGTCGAAGACGATGAGCCCAAGCAGTTGACGGATCTGGCCTCCTCGCCCGATCTGTTCATCGTCGAAGCCGAGGGCCTGGACGTCTCGAAGGAAAACTTCGTCCTGCCCAGCGCCAAGTCGTTCGACCTGCGTCAGGCCGATCGCGACCGGATCAATCGAGCCGAGACGCTCGAGACGACCTGA
- a CDS encoding calcium/sodium antiporter, giving the protein MQNLVSIHLVSILWLILGIALLVGGAEVMIRGATELARRLGVPTFIIGLTVVAFGTSMPEMATGVGAVLKGQSDLIVGTVIGSNIANIGLVLGLAAVIKPARVRGGVVRREVPMLIIVSLALVATLFGGSVSRPEAVLLVIGFAAFIAWTLYASRHLDPEDSALVIEAEDEQAEGKPPMSVGLSLVLVGIGLGGMVIGSDRAVLGATDLASAMGVPAFIIGLTMVALGTSLPEVVTTVMAALKGHSDLAVGNVLGSNIFNVLCVVGVSGLIGELQVPDIAIQRDAWVMLGLTLVLLPIMVTQFTVSRTEGCVLLAVYAVYVGLVVAM; this is encoded by the coding sequence TTGCAGAACCTTGTGTCGATTCACCTTGTGTCGATTCTCTGGTTGATCCTTGGCATCGCTTTGCTGGTCGGCGGCGCCGAGGTCATGATCCGTGGCGCTACCGAATTGGCCCGTCGGCTGGGCGTGCCCACGTTCATCATCGGCCTGACCGTCGTGGCCTTCGGCACCAGCATGCCGGAAATGGCGACCGGGGTGGGCGCAGTGCTCAAGGGTCAGAGCGATCTGATCGTCGGCACGGTCATCGGTTCGAACATCGCCAACATCGGTCTGGTGCTGGGGCTCGCCGCGGTGATCAAGCCCGCACGTGTTCGCGGCGGGGTGGTCCGTCGCGAAGTGCCGATGCTCATCATCGTTTCGCTTGCCCTCGTGGCCACGCTCTTCGGCGGGTCGGTGAGCCGGCCCGAGGCCGTCCTCCTGGTCATCGGCTTCGCGGCGTTTATTGCGTGGACGCTGTACGCCTCCAGGCACCTCGATCCCGAAGACTCGGCGCTAGTCATCGAAGCCGAGGATGAGCAGGCAGAAGGAAAGCCGCCGATGAGCGTCGGCCTCAGCCTGGTGCTCGTTGGGATCGGGCTCGGTGGCATGGTCATCGGTTCCGACCGGGCAGTTCTGGGCGCGACCGACCTGGCCTCAGCGATGGGCGTGCCGGCATTCATTATCGGCCTGACGATGGTCGCCCTGGGCACGTCGCTTCCCGAAGTGGTGACCACCGTCATGGCCGCCCTGAAGGGGCACTCGGATCTGGCCGTGGGCAACGTCCTTGGGTCCAATATCTTCAATGTGCTCTGCGTCGTGGGCGTGAGCGGCCTCATCGGCGAACTTCAGGTTCCCGACATTGCCATCCAGCGCGACGCCTGGGTCATGCTCGGGCTCACGCTGGTCCTCCTGCCCATCATGGTGACGCAGTTCACGGTGAGCCGGACCGAGGGCTGCGTGCTGCTTGCCGTCTATGCGGTCTACGTTGGCCTGGTTGTCGCCATGTAG
- a CDS encoding AsmA-like C-terminal region-containing protein encodes MTEHPDEASPQSKPRARLRRWFVRFVLLMCLAAIAGAVAIGLLLTSAAGVILRPKLEQELGVRVEGGSLKLDMGGDIIIESVTFRTPEPTDALDPRGEASRFLHVKRGRILLGWRGKLRGGALVRRVEIFDADVRLTKPLEDFDLNILAVEPPTSQGAGAGSLPSIIVHHASVLLGEHDGSGNIFELRTLPIVASLRSSRESPGAFDVTAFEDPKLSTSVKPLRFEGQLGPDGFSGTLGGIDMADFPPDTIPLQLREVYEELRVGGRTRGATVRYDQSTDVLELVLDFQASSAQPAPFEEDSAIDARLDLRVPVPVDEAGTLRPLIPTSGSGRVRLVQRPAPESGDSISWRALQAPSEPGESTPGKRTLMVEGSLTSTIEDLKVYIDLRLWLGNAEPLYEFQVATLEPYAFTTDAPWLSRPTPVLEKVSQVLEMFEPAGTVSLSARVAQVAEGEGVRQEVSGRGTIRDAGMQFEYFPYPVSGVSGSIEIDDGTIGLMNLRGATRAGTPVAASTIIMLDEVATGVDVDVRALGVPYDDTLRQTLDAVAPEIRQIILNEDALADLYTQGLAREPGTPGRSPAFALGGQADARVRVTRTTGVDNSTTVHVDVRSSKFGLLPEAFPLPIIGTDVLLTVDLPSEQDTILKGKPRFLQVAANQAKATTLAGGDAVADVVVRVPLDEPPGEERSTTVHVDVDATDVPIQPVLLSAIPTGEPREGSSFPDGPRGILYDLRPRGDIDAQVEVTRDDRGELDWWAQIQPQEATLSPVALELRRPLVINDVVGDIRVDDAGLRGELNGRASVGGEVSATIRADFQSDAVLAVVNTQDLNLQAPVEDAVAVFAPDLARALAEARRTFQVRGVADIATNVRSAEAKTSAEVRIAGVDRLRFDWLGGRMGLDAARGSVIVTTGQSGPLVSFDRVVGEGSFDGESIGRVRMRGEIPLDALREAGSRLERPTTLDIEIQGGRLESRLLRTLAGNRTATESGSFLDRWDVQGEYDALVALRTPAYEGNGTGARPLREFELSPYDASFVREGTRCFVPWISGVIAGKELVASPLGPGGASQYAGEVDYLTLGGDDWWVSLDGFWRSEGGVQSEIEADLDGRIRASDAEESRVRGVPVPLLGIFPAGVERSLEAMNATSDGDITIPRGRLRIVSKEQADPRIEVDALLGLERLLLGTRADDDAPDADRPIAILERAAMSVQSDTEHPLLRATLDLSAAEGRVWGLAVNDAQLLADVRLDGTISLPVIRAVAGGGRVAGRGSVTLGQADGERARYALDLSGSGLYTEQVVAALQDRQPEMVRGAGDLDLSLGLEGTVGEPDRYRGRGSMRIRGGSPVELPLAIRAAVEAMNVNFGADQYDAMNGDFYIVGQTLTFTRLAVSSDAVILDGLGTVDLGSGALDMSITTRPTRDTALRSMFRALRDVIVSVNLRGTLDDPAPAPKPQALVGPLDRLRRMIQGGLDYEEWSKERLRRYSRQRGEPDSGW; translated from the coding sequence ATGACCGAGCACCCCGACGAAGCCAGCCCCCAGTCAAAGCCCAGAGCGCGGCTGCGGCGGTGGTTCGTTCGGTTTGTCCTGCTCATGTGCCTGGCCGCGATCGCGGGGGCTGTTGCAATCGGCCTGCTGCTCACGTCTGCCGCGGGCGTCATCCTTCGCCCCAAACTCGAGCAGGAACTCGGCGTCCGGGTGGAGGGCGGCTCGCTCAAGCTCGACATGGGTGGAGACATCATCATCGAGAGCGTCACGTTCCGAACGCCCGAGCCCACCGACGCGCTCGACCCACGAGGCGAGGCATCGCGGTTCCTGCACGTCAAGCGAGGCCGGATCCTGCTCGGCTGGCGTGGCAAGCTGCGAGGCGGCGCCCTGGTGCGGCGGGTGGAAATCTTCGATGCCGACGTCCGCCTGACCAAGCCCCTGGAAGACTTTGACCTCAATATTCTGGCGGTCGAGCCACCGACGAGCCAGGGCGCCGGCGCCGGTTCGCTGCCGAGCATCATCGTGCACCACGCCAGCGTCCTGCTGGGCGAGCACGATGGGAGCGGCAACATCTTCGAGCTTCGAACGCTCCCGATCGTCGCATCGTTGCGAAGTTCGAGAGAGAGCCCCGGCGCCTTCGACGTGACGGCCTTCGAAGACCCCAAGCTCAGTACGAGCGTCAAGCCACTTCGCTTCGAGGGCCAGCTTGGTCCGGACGGTTTCTCGGGCACGCTTGGCGGCATCGACATGGCAGACTTCCCGCCCGACACGATCCCCCTCCAACTCCGCGAGGTCTACGAGGAGCTGCGCGTCGGTGGGCGTACGCGCGGGGCCACGGTTCGCTACGACCAGTCAACCGACGTGCTCGAACTCGTGCTGGACTTCCAGGCAAGTTCTGCGCAGCCCGCGCCGTTCGAAGAGGACTCAGCCATCGACGCACGCCTCGACCTGCGCGTGCCGGTTCCGGTGGATGAAGCGGGCACGCTGAGGCCACTCATTCCGACCAGCGGCAGCGGGCGGGTGCGACTCGTGCAGCGGCCGGCACCCGAGAGCGGGGACTCGATATCGTGGCGCGCGTTGCAGGCCCCGTCGGAGCCAGGGGAATCAACCCCGGGCAAGCGCACGCTCATGGTAGAGGGAAGCCTGACCAGTACCATCGAAGACCTGAAAGTCTACATCGATCTGCGGCTCTGGCTGGGCAATGCCGAGCCGCTGTATGAATTCCAGGTCGCCACGCTCGAACCTTATGCGTTCACCACCGATGCGCCGTGGCTGAGCCGGCCGACGCCTGTTCTTGAGAAGGTCTCCCAGGTCCTGGAGATGTTCGAGCCCGCTGGCACGGTGTCGCTCTCGGCCCGCGTGGCCCAGGTTGCCGAGGGTGAGGGCGTGCGGCAAGAGGTTTCCGGCCGGGGCACGATCCGGGACGCGGGGATGCAGTTCGAATACTTCCCCTATCCCGTGTCGGGCGTCAGCGGATCGATCGAGATCGACGATGGAACGATCGGCCTGATGAACCTGCGCGGGGCCACGCGCGCGGGCACACCAGTTGCCGCTTCGACCATCATTATGCTTGACGAGGTTGCCACGGGCGTTGACGTCGACGTGCGAGCCCTTGGCGTTCCATATGACGACACCTTGCGCCAGACGCTTGACGCGGTGGCACCGGAGATCCGGCAGATCATCCTGAACGAGGACGCGCTGGCCGATCTGTATACTCAGGGTTTGGCGCGTGAGCCGGGCACGCCTGGCCGATCGCCAGCCTTCGCCCTTGGCGGCCAGGCTGATGCACGCGTACGGGTGACGCGCACCACAGGCGTGGACAACAGCACGACGGTGCACGTGGATGTTCGCAGCAGCAAGTTTGGTCTGCTGCCCGAGGCCTTCCCGCTCCCAATCATCGGAACCGATGTTCTGCTGACCGTCGATCTGCCCTCGGAGCAAGACACCATTCTCAAGGGCAAGCCTCGCTTCCTGCAAGTCGCAGCGAACCAAGCCAAGGCCACGACGCTGGCCGGTGGCGATGCCGTGGCGGACGTCGTCGTTCGAGTGCCCCTGGATGAACCACCCGGCGAAGAACGCTCGACTACCGTACACGTCGACGTCGACGCTACGGATGTTCCCATCCAGCCTGTGTTGTTGTCGGCCATCCCGACGGGCGAACCACGGGAAGGGTCGTCATTTCCCGATGGTCCGCGCGGCATTCTTTATGACCTGCGGCCAAGGGGCGACATCGACGCGCAGGTCGAGGTCACGCGGGATGATCGCGGCGAACTTGACTGGTGGGCCCAGATCCAGCCGCAGGAGGCCACCCTTTCGCCAGTGGCGCTCGAACTGCGCCGTCCATTGGTCATCAATGACGTTGTCGGCGACATTCGCGTCGACGATGCCGGCCTTCGCGGCGAACTGAACGGCCGGGCGTCGGTCGGCGGCGAGGTGAGCGCGACGATTCGTGCTGACTTTCAGAGCGACGCCGTTCTCGCAGTGGTCAATACCCAGGACCTGAATCTTCAGGCGCCCGTCGAAGACGCCGTGGCCGTCTTCGCACCCGATCTCGCCCGTGCGCTGGCCGAGGCTCGGAGGACGTTCCAGGTGCGGGGCGTCGCAGACATCGCCACGAACGTGCGCTCCGCCGAGGCGAAGACATCGGCCGAGGTCCGCATCGCCGGCGTCGACCGGCTGCGATTTGACTGGCTGGGTGGTCGCATGGGCCTCGACGCCGCCCGCGGATCGGTCATCGTCACGACCGGCCAGTCGGGACCGCTCGTTTCGTTCGACAGGGTCGTGGGCGAGGGAAGCTTCGATGGCGAGTCCATCGGGCGCGTCCGGATGCGGGGCGAGATCCCGCTGGATGCCCTGCGCGAAGCTGGGAGCCGGCTCGAACGACCAACCACGCTCGATATCGAGATCCAGGGCGGCCGTCTGGAATCCAGGCTCTTGCGCACCCTCGCCGGCAATCGGACGGCGACTGAGTCGGGTTCATTCCTCGACCGCTGGGACGTCCAAGGGGAGTACGACGCACTGGTCGCGCTCCGCACGCCAGCGTATGAAGGCAATGGCACGGGCGCACGGCCGTTGCGCGAGTTCGAGCTTTCGCCCTATGACGCATCGTTTGTTCGCGAGGGCACCCGCTGTTTCGTGCCCTGGATCAGCGGCGTGATCGCCGGCAAGGAATTGGTTGCCAGTCCCTTGGGGCCGGGCGGGGCTTCGCAATACGCGGGCGAAGTGGACTACCTCACGCTTGGTGGCGACGACTGGTGGGTATCGCTGGACGGCTTCTGGCGCTCCGAAGGTGGTGTCCAGAGCGAAATCGAGGCGGATCTGGACGGACGAATCCGGGCGAGCGATGCAGAAGAGTCACGGGTGAGGGGCGTACCGGTTCCATTGCTGGGCATCTTCCCGGCAGGCGTCGAGCGATCGTTGGAAGCCATGAATGCCACGAGCGATGGCGACATCACGATCCCGCGCGGCAGGCTCCGGATCGTCTCGAAGGAACAGGCCGACCCACGCATCGAAGTGGATGCCCTGCTCGGCCTGGAGCGCCTGCTCCTTGGAACGCGTGCCGACGATGACGCTCCCGACGCCGATCGCCCCATCGCGATCCTCGAGCGGGCGGCCATGAGCGTCCAAAGCGACACGGAGCACCCACTGCTGCGCGCAACGCTGGACCTTTCGGCCGCGGAGGGCCGGGTGTGGGGCCTGGCGGTGAATGATGCGCAGCTGCTCGCCGACGTACGCCTGGATGGCACGATCTCCCTGCCGGTCATTCGAGCCGTTGCGGGTGGTGGTCGCGTGGCCGGCAGGGGGTCGGTGACGCTGGGGCAGGCCGACGGGGAGCGCGCGCGTTATGCGCTGGATCTGTCCGGATCGGGTCTGTACACCGAACAAGTCGTCGCGGCCCTTCAGGATCGCCAGCCCGAGATGGTGCGGGGCGCGGGAGACCTCGATCTCTCGCTGGGCCTTGAAGGCACGGTGGGCGAACCCGACCGGTATCGAGGCCGGGGATCGATGCGGATTCGGGGCGGATCTCCGGTCGAACTTCCGCTTGCCATTCGGGCCGCCGTCGAGGCCATGAACGTGAACTTCGGGGCCGATCAGTACGACGCGATGAACGGCGACTTCTACATCGTCGGACAGACGTTGACGTTTACGCGGCTGGCGGTTAGCTCCGACGCGGTGATCCTGGACGGGCTCGGTACCGTTGATCTGGGCAGCGGCGCCCTGGACATGAGCATCACAACCCGCCCAACCCGCGACACGGCCCTTCGATCGATGTTCCGAGCGCTGCGGGACGTCATCGTCTCGGTGAATCTGAGGGGCACGCTCGACGACCCCGCGCCGGCGCCAAAGCCCCAGGCCCTGGTTGGTCCGCTGGATCGCCTGCGGCGGATGATCCAGGGCGGGCTCGATTACGAGGAATGGTCGAAGGAACGCCTCCGACGATACTCGCGTCAGCGGGGCGAGCCGGACAGCGGCTGGTGA